Proteins from one Setaria italica strain Yugu1 chromosome V, Setaria_italica_v2.0, whole genome shotgun sequence genomic window:
- the LOC101780437 gene encoding putative nuclease HARBI1 yields the protein MNNEIFLDLHGVLVGRYGLRPSMHISTKEMLAMFLYTCAGNESNRRAQNRFKHSGETISRKFDEVLNALMAMAKDFIRPKNPNFPTVHKRIRDDKRAYPHFKDCIGALDGTHIRVALSPDEQVRYIGKTGVATQNVLAVCDFDMRFTYVSTGQPGAMHDTSVLYNALRVDEEFFPHPPQGKYYVVDAGYPNRPGYLAPYKGERYHLPEWHRGIEPKTPMERFNRVHSSIRNVIERSFGLLKMKWQILWKMPPYPMYKQKMIVVATMVLHNFIREHGGQDEDFARFDRDPNFVPTIPERYNKYAVSQAASDGTTSALNAPTMDVFRDELATALSLAWN from the exons ATGAACAATGAAATCTTCTTGGATCTTCATGGTGTGTTGGTGGGAAGGTATGGGCTGCGACCTTCTATGCACATTAGCACAAAAGAGATGCTTGCTATGTTTCTATACACATGTGCTGGAAATGAGTCTAATAGGAGAGCTCAAAATAGATTTAAGCATTCTGGCGAAACTATTAGTAGGAAATTTGATGAGGTGCTAAATGCTTTGATGGCTATGGCGAAAGATTTCATTCGACCAAAGAATCCCAACTTCCCCACAGTCCATAAGAGGATAAGAGATGACAAACGTGCATAtccacatttcaaagattgcattggtgcacttgatggcACTCATATCCGTGTTGCTCTTTCACCTGATGagcaagtgagatatattggaaAGACCGGGGTAGCCACTCAAAATGTACTAGCGGTATGCGACTTTGACATGCGTTTCACTTATGTTTCCACGGGACAACCTGGAGCTATGCATGATACAAGTGTGTTGTACAATGCACtcagagtggatgaagaatTTTTTCCACATCCTCCACAAG GCAAATACTACGTTGTGGATGCGGGATATCCTAATCGTCCTGGCTACCTCGCTccttacaagggtgaaaggtatcatttaCCGGAATGGCATAGAGGTATTGAACCTAAGACGCCTATGGAAAGGTTCAATCGGGTTCACTCATCTATCCgcaatgtgattgagcgatcttttggactattaaaaatgaagtggcaaattcttTGGAAGATGCCACCATATCccatgtacaagcaaaagatgattgttgtagCTACCATGGTCCTTCACAATTTTATTCGTGAGCATGGAGGTCAAGATGAAGACTTTGCTCGGTTTGATCGTGATCCCAATTTTGTTCCTACAATACCGGAAAGatataacaaatatgcagtttcGCAAGCGGCGTCAGATGGGACAACTTCCGCACTCAACGCGCCAACTATGGATGTCTTTCGTGATGAGCTAGCCACCGCActctctcttgcttggaactag
- the LOC105914455 gene encoding zinc finger CCCH domain-containing protein 43-like, translating into MKNKWDKLKIDLTTWKKLMRKQTGTGWDAARGVIDMDDEWWKKARTDIPGCGKFRKKPLQNEEDLTVMFADITNDESDHWNPMSSNPIIPPTQEDVDNGHVNEVHDVPDDCDDDGVAWDETDEVQEVTPSPTILLANKRIPPAKKQRTGTAQVIQEQVTKIAESASSFTSKKLGEVTVQQVMDLVLECGAGYDTDEHYIATELFVKKDQREMFMTLPTNEIRFNWLRRKYNAKYGN; encoded by the exons ATGAAGAACAAGTGGGATAAATTAAAGATCGATTTAACGACCTGGAAGAAATTAATGAGGAAGCAAACGGGTACGGGATGGGACGCCGCAAGAGGTGTGATTGATATGGATGATGAGTGGTGGAAGAAGGCAAGGACG GATATTCCAGGTTGCGGCAAGTTCCGAAAAAAACCGTTGCAAAATGAGGAGGATTTGACAGTGATGTTTGCTGACATAACTAATGATGAAAGCGATCATTGGAATCCTATGAGCTCTAATCCTATCATACCACCAACACAAGAGGATGTTGACAACGGACATGTGAATGAGGTTCATGATGTCCCTGATGATTGTGATGATGACGGAGTTGCTTGGGATGAAACAGATGAGGTCCAAGAGGTTACTCCTTCTCCTACTATTTTGTTAGCAAACAAAAGAATTCCACcagcaaagaaacaaagaactgGAACAGCACAAGTTATTCAGGAACAAGTAACTAAGATTGCTGAGTCCGCTTCGTCTTTTACATCTAAAAAATTGGGTGAAGTAACTGTGCAACAAGTCATGGACCTTGTGTTGGAATGTGGGGCAGGGTATGATACAGATGAGCATTATATCGCCACagagttgtttgtgaagaaggaccAAAGGGAAATGTTCATGACCCTGCCAACAAACGAGATTAGATTTAATTGGCTGCGTAGAAAGTATAATGCCAAGTATGGCAATTGA
- the LOC101780844 gene encoding uncharacterized protein LOC101780844, giving the protein METPAAGEMEPPAGEMEPPAGLGAAPTEPPAGLAAAPMEPPFLSAGMAGAHAAQRLLAGAAGQGNLGGEAWAGIAAQEGPLGADGEGPLGADGEGPLGARTRGGLGGEEEGDGEMVGGGRGGLGGGARGGLGGGARGVLGSGARGIGRRGAAAMSGTRGRGRVSQGGGRDRGRVAELGSDDVAGLGGEPIGQDVAAAAAQHSGVKKTSKRKACDTVMRYLR; this is encoded by the coding sequence ATGGagacccccgccgccggcgagatggAGCCCCCCGCCGGCGAGATGGAGCCccccgccggcctgggcgccgcgccGACGGAGCCCCCCGCcggcctggccgccgcgccgaTGGAGCCCCCCTTCCTTTCCGCCGGCATGGCAGGGGCCCATGCCGCCCAGAGGTTgcttgccggcgccgccggccagggGAACTTGGGCGGAGAGGCATGGGCCGGCATCGCCGCGCAGGAAGGGCCCCTCGGCGCCGACGGTGAAGGGCCCCTGGGCGCCGACGGTGAAGGGCCCCTGGGCGCCCGCACCAGGGGGGGGTTGGGGGGCGAGGAAGAAGGCGACGGGGAGATGGTCGGCGGCGGACGAGGtggcctgggcggcggcgcaagaggtggtctgggcggcggcgcaagagGTGTACTGGGCAGCGGCGCAAGAGGTATAGGTCGCAGGGGCGCCGCAGCCATGTCAGGCACCAGGGGTCGTGGCCGTGTTAGCCAGGGCGGCGGCCGTGACCGTGGCCGTGTGGCCGAGCTTGGCAGCGACGATGTGGCCGGGCTAGGCGGCGAGCCCATCGGCCAGgatgttgccgccgccgctgcacaaCACTCAGGCGTGAAGAAGACATCAAAGAGAAAAGCTTGTGACACGGTAATGAGGTACTTGAGATAA
- the LOC101756250 gene encoding protein MARD1, which translates to MATDSSALQASPESIAQKMGFFKVPDILIKLSTSLSELDVVRSPTSPLDLKFFTGLGTKSPRSSSLDACQNQKILLGDRVGLGLVDSLADENPTPLGSRKVLLGSEMRITDNPFLKNSCTAPVQAGEVEQKNDNMSDGLEGSIMSLDDIVNSEDYTCVVSRGPNPKTTHIFGDRVFELQVEHLMPAESKDEENMSPLVKEGAMSFCRFCSEKLKEGKDIYIYQGDKAFCSSECRENFMEDEMEEYYPAPPSSSPLDNGPIFQLIR; encoded by the exons ATGGCAACTGACTCCTCGGCCCTGCAAGCTTCCCCTGAGTCGATTGCGCAAAAGATGGGATTCTTCAAGGTCCCTGACATTCTTATCAAACTGAGCACCAGTTTGAGCGAATTGGATGTGGTCCGCAGTCCAACATCGCCTTTAGACCTCAAGTTCTTCACAGGCCTTGGTACCAAATCACCCAGATCATCTTCCCTTGATGCCTGCCAGAACCAGAAGATCTTGCTTGGTGACAGGGTTGGGCTTGGACTTGTGGATTCCCTCGCTGATGAGAATCCCACTCCCCTGGGCAGTAGGAAGGTCCTTCTTGGATCTGAAATGAGGATTACTGATAATCCATTCCTCAAGAACAGCTGCACTGCTCCTGTTCAAGCTGGGGAGGTTGAGCAGAAGAATGATAATATGTCTGATGGACTCGAGGGTAGTATCATGTCCCTTGATGACATTGTCAATTCAGAGGATTACACCTGTGTTGTCTCCCGTGGCCCTAACCCTAAAACTACCCACATTTTTGGAGATCGTGTTTTTGAGCTTCAAGTTGAGCACCTGATGCCTGCTGAGAGTAAGGATGAGGAGAACATGTCTCCTCTTGTGAAAGAGGGTGCCATGAGCTTCTGTAGATTTTGCAGTGAGAAGCTCAAAGAAGGGAAAGACATCTACATCTATCA GGGTGACAAAGCCTTTTGCAGCTCAGAGTGCAGGGAGAATttcatggaagatgagatggaAGAATACTATCCTGCACCTCCAAGCAGCTCACCCTTGGACAATGGTCCTATTTTCCAACTGATCCGTTGA